In Pseudoliparis swirei isolate HS2019 ecotype Mariana Trench chromosome 11, NWPU_hadal_v1, whole genome shotgun sequence, a genomic segment contains:
- the LOC130201139 gene encoding gastrula zinc finger protein XlCGF71.1-like, with the protein MEIEADGDDCGGPEPARNADPDRPPDPDEKTGDSSEPDTDDSVDWKKTREPQPGLNSQNNDDISVSDSKCSSSEKLFSCSICKTSFAQSSHLKRHMLTHTGEKPFSCSVCKTCFTERGHLNRHMLIHTGEKPFSCSVCKTCFARSSHLKRHMLTHTGEKPFSCSVCKRCFTLNSHLKKHMLTHTGEKPFSCSVCKTCFSERGTLKRHMLTHTGEKPFSCSVCKTCFTRSSDLKRHMLTHTGENPF; encoded by the coding sequence atggaaatagaagctgatggagatgattgtggaggaccagaaccagccagaaatgcagatccagatagacctccagatcctgatgaaaagactggagactcttcagaaccagatactgatgactctgttgattggaaaaagaccagagaacctcaacCAGGTTTAAACTCTCAGAATAATGATGATATTTctgtcagtgattcaaaatgtagttctagTGAAAAACTTTTCAGCTGCTcaatctgtaaaacatcttttgcgcagagcagtcatttaaaaagacacatgttaactcacacaggagagaaacctttcagctgctcagtctgtaaaacatgttttacagagaGGGGACATTTAAATAGACACATGTTaattcacacaggagagaaacctttcagctgctcagtctgtaaaacatgttttgcacggagcagtcatttaaagagacacatgttaactcacacaggagagaaaccgtttagctgctcagtctgtaaaagatgttttacactgaacagtcatttaaagaaacacatgttaactcacacaggagagaaaccgtttagctgctcagtctgtaaaacatgttttagcgagagaggaactttaaagagacacatgttaactcacacaggagagaaacctttcagctgctcagtctgtaaaacatgttttacacggAGCAgtgatttaaagagacacatgttaactcacacaggagagaacccTTTTTAG